In Amaranthus tricolor cultivar Red isolate AtriRed21 chromosome 5, ASM2621246v1, whole genome shotgun sequence, a genomic segment contains:
- the LOC130812978 gene encoding protein MHF2 homolog isoform X1, with the protein MEETFDPDLIHAIFKLIWRRKALEREKNEGIDTMDAEGAPGTAKKARPTSAANATAVKLSCELLRIFITEAIQRAAAIAETEGLNHIEGTHLERILPQLLLDF; encoded by the exons ATGGAGGAAACCTTTGATCCT GACCTAATTCACGCCATTTTTAAGCTCATCTGGCGCAGAAAAGCCCTAG aaagagaaaagaatgaaGGCATTGATACCATGGACGCTGAG GGAGCACCTGGGACTGCGAAAAAGGCTCGGCCAACATCTG CAGCGAATGCGACTGCCGTGAAATTGAGTTGTGAGCTACTCCGAATCTTTATCACAG AGGCCATTCAAAGGGCTGCTGCTATCGCCGAAACAGAAGGTCTTAACCACATAGAAGGAACCCATTTGGAACGCATTCTTCCACAACTACTGCTGGATTTTTAA
- the LOC130812978 gene encoding protein MHF2 homolog isoform X2, giving the protein MEETFDPDLIHAIFKLIWRRKALEREKNEGIDTMDAEGAPGTAKKARPTSANATAVKLSCELLRIFITEAIQRAAAIAETEGLNHIEGTHLERILPQLLLDF; this is encoded by the exons ATGGAGGAAACCTTTGATCCT GACCTAATTCACGCCATTTTTAAGCTCATCTGGCGCAGAAAAGCCCTAG aaagagaaaagaatgaaGGCATTGATACCATGGACGCTGAG GGAGCACCTGGGACTGCGAAAAAGGCTCGGCCAACATCTG CGAATGCGACTGCCGTGAAATTGAGTTGTGAGCTACTCCGAATCTTTATCACAG AGGCCATTCAAAGGGCTGCTGCTATCGCCGAAACAGAAGGTCTTAACCACATAGAAGGAACCCATTTGGAACGCATTCTTCCACAACTACTGCTGGATTTTTAA
- the LOC130812977 gene encoding protein SIEVE ELEMENT OCCLUSION B-like has product MSSAPVAAPSHRHMGRGDRRMFAASDDSTMLKQIQGTHAPDGREVDVRPILDVVEDVFRRATPTVHGEHPAHSDSLEDKTSEAVMDGNGMLETLAYIIQKVSCEITCKCSGGGDAHATTMSLLNMLSNYSWDAKVAIALAALAIAYGEFGLVIQLYATHALAKSVAVLKQLPDLIEHSNALKSRFEALNNLIEAMLDVTKRILEFRHLPRQYISPDQPPLSVAMTHIPTAAYWTIRSVVACATQIASLIGMSNEYITSTTEAWELSSLAHKEKNIHDHLMQQLALCYQHIDEKKHIEAYNNLVRVFELPQLDNVRILRHLIYMKDDIQPLVDGNSKSKVHVEALRRKTVLLLISDLDVSMEELMILDHIYRESRARPEFQYEIVWVPIIDKSVPWTEAHEQKFEQLQSMMSWHTLIHPKIMEPAAIRYIKEVWRFAKRMILVVLDPQGKVANPNALHMFLIWGNMAFPFTAMKEEALWRDETWRLELLVDAIDPNILHWIEQEKHICVYGGEDIDWVRTFTSTAKQVAHSLGIDLELVYVGKSNAKERMRKITNIINQEQLSHYWPDLTSIWYFWTRLECMLYSKMQHGKNVETDIIMQEVMTVLSFDGSDQGWATMWFGSTETARAKGDMILQCLQMFHEWDENARMKGFIPALRDHLQQLHTPHHCNRLILPGVEGGIPERVMCAECGKAMEKYFMYRCCSE; this is encoded by the exons ATGTCAAGTGCACCAGTAGCAGCACCATCACATAGACACATGGGCAGGGGTGACCGTCGGATGTTTGCAGCGTCCGATGACAGCACCATGCTCAAGCAGATCCAAGGCACCCATGCCCCTGATGGCCGAGAGGTGGATGTTAGGCCCATTCTTGACGTTGTTGAGGATGTCTTTAGGCGCGCCACCCCTACTGTTCAT GGGGAACATCCTGCACATAGTGATTCCTTGGAAGATAAGACTAGTGAAGCCGTCATGGATGGAAATGGAATGCTTGAAACATTagcttatatcattcaaaaggTCTCTTGTGAG ATAACATGCAAGTGCTCCGGAGGAGGAGACGCACATGCAACGACAATGTCACTTCTGAACATGCTTTCAAACTATTCCTGGGATGCTAAAGTAGCGATAGCTCTTGCAGCGTTGGCAATAGCCTATGGAGAATTCGGGTTGGTGATTCAGCTCTACGCAACTCATGCTCTTGCCAAGTCTGTTGCTGTCCTCAAGCAGCTGCCCGACTTGATAGAGCATTCTAATGCACTGAAATCTCGATTTGAAGCGCTCAACAATCTAATTGAGGCGATGTTGGATGTAACCAAGAGGATCTTGGAGTTCAGGCATCTGCCTCGTCAATACATCTCGCCTGATCAACCGCCTTTATCTGTTGCTATGACTCACATTCCAACAGCAGCTTATTGGACTATTAGGAGTGTGGTGGCTTGTGCGACTCAGATCGCTAGCCTAATTGGCATGAGCAATGA GTATATTACATCAACCACAGAAGCGTGGGAGCTTTCGAGCTTGGCTCATAAGGAGAAAAATATTCACGATCATCTCATGCAACAACTTGCTCTTTGCTATCAGCATATAG ATGAAAAGAAACACATAGAGGCATACAACAATCTTGTGCGTGTGTTTGAGTTACCCCAGCTTGACAATGTCAGGATTTTAAGGCATTTGATATACATGAAGGATGACATACAACCTCTTGTAGATGGCAATAGCAAATCAAAG GTTCATGTTGAAGCACTCAGAAGAAAGACAGTGCTGTTACTCATCTCAGATCTAGATGTCTCCATGGAAGAACTAATGATTCTAGACCACATTTACAGAGAATCAAGGGCAAGACCCGAGTTCCAATACGAGATTGTTTGGGTACCTATAATAGACAAGTCTGTCCCTTGGACCGAGGCACACGAGCAAAAATTTGAGCAGCTGCAGTCCATGATGTCCTGGCACACTCTGATCCACCCCAAGATTATGGAGCCTGCAGCAATCAGGTATATCAAGGAGGTTTGGCGCTTTGCGAAACGGATGATTCTTGTTGTGTTGGACCCTCAAGGCAAAGTGGCTAACCCGAATGCCCTTCATATGTTCTTGATTTGGGGAAATATGGCCTTTCCTTTTACTGCTATGAAGGAGGAAGCTCTTTGGAGAGATGAGACTTGGAGACTTGAACTCTTAGTAGATGCCATTGATCCTAACATTCTTCATTGG ATTGAACAAGAAAAGCACATTTGTGTGTATGGAGGCGAAGACATAGATTGGGTAAGAACATTCACTAGCACTGCAAAACAAGTAGCACACAGTTTAGGAATCGACTTAGAGCTAGTCTATGTCGGAAAAAGCAATGCAAAGGAGCGAATGAGGAAAATCACAAACATCATAAACCAAGAACAGCTTAGCCATTACTGGCCGGACTTAACCTCAATTTGGTACTTTTGGACTAGGCTTGAGTGCATGTTATACTCGAAAATGCAACACGGGAAGAATGTTGAGACTGATATCATAATGCAAGAGGTAATGACAGTACTAAGCTTTGACGGGAGTGACCAAGGATGGGCTACAATGTGGTTCGGGTCAACTGAAACGGCCCGAGCCAAAGGAGACATGATTTTACAATGCCTTCAAATGTTTCACGAGTGGGATGAAAATGCAAGGATGAAAGGGTTCATACCTGCTTTAAGGGATCATTTGCAGCAGCTTCATACTCCACATCACTGCAATAGGCTCATACTCCCAGGAGTTGAAGGTGGAATTCCCGAGAGAGTAATGTGCGCAGAATGTGGAAAGGCGATGGAGAAGTACTTCATGTATCGCTGCTGCTCTGAATAA